One Tachysurus fulvidraco isolate hzauxx_2018 chromosome 2, HZAU_PFXX_2.0, whole genome shotgun sequence DNA segment encodes these proteins:
- the mef2ab gene encoding myocyte-specific enhancer factor 2A isoform X2 encodes MGRKKIQITRIMDERNRQVTFTKRKFGLMKKAYELSVLCDCEIALIIFNSSNKLFQYASTDMDKVLLKYTEYNEPHESRTNSDIVEALNKKEQRGSESPDVDTCSYVLTPHTEEKYQKINEEFDNMMRNHKMSFSMPLTLPVSEHSVHSYSSMGALGEAGMLSPSSSTLHRSPNTRLSAGVHTSSDHAPNGVHSASVVNGYISAQGENSMGRGPTIKSAAPPTGNLTGIGHKPELRVLIPQSCKLSPSLPEEEEGNLRINSPPSSQSLSTQVVSMATPSMHSQGLPYPAMTSAYSSDYGLNSSELSNLRGFSMSDSLTLASGSPWQHTQSAVISQGVSRSLSHVTEPSCRSSPVMDIKAEPVSPPMAFLSAPPSSSLHSPADSLASSCSSYDGSEREEQRRDAHSNVPTPCQGSGPPEAIRCPSLKRLRTESWVT; translated from the exons ATGGGCCGGAAGAAGATCCAGATTACCCGCATCATGGATGAGCGAAACAGACAG GTGACCTTCACTAAAAGGAAGTTTGGCCTAATGAAGAAGGCGTATGAGCTGAGTGTGCTGTGCGACTGCGAGATCGCACTCATTATCTTCAACAGCTCCAATAAGCTCTTCCAGTATGCCAGCACAGACATGGACAAGGTTTTGCTCAAGTACACAGAGTACAACGAGCCTCACGAGAGCCGGACTAACTCCGACATCGTCGAG GCTCTTAACAAGAAGGAGCAGCGTGGCTCTGAGAGCCCAGACGTGGATACATGCTCGTATGTtctcactccacacacagaggagAAATACCAGAAAATTAATGAAGAGTTCGATAACATGATGCGAAATCATAAAATG AGCTTTTCCATGCCTTTGACACTGCCAGTCTCTGAGCACAGTGTCCACTCCTACAGCAGCATGGGAGCTCTGGGTGAGGCCGGCATGCTGTCTCCATCCTCCAGCACGCTGCACAGATCTCCAAACACACGGCTCTCAG cGGGTGTCCACACTTCCTCAGATCACGCACCCAATGGTGTGCACTCTGCTTCAGTAG TTAATGGCTACATTAGTGCTCAGGGAGAGAACAGCATGGGCAGAGGACCGACAATTAAATCTGCAGCACCCCCTACAGGAAACCTTACAGGCATAGGACATAAGCCTGAGCTCCGAGTGCTCATTCCACAGTCCTGTAAATTATCACCATCTCTG ccagaggaggaagagggaaATTTG CGGATAAACAGCCCACCGTCCAGCCAATCACTGAGCACACAGGTGGTGTCCATGGCAACACCCAGTATGCACTCGCAGGGCCTCCCATACCCTGCTATGACATCAGCATACAGCTCAG ATTATGGCTTAAACAGCTCAGAACTCAGTAACCTACGTGGTTTCAGCATGTCAGACAGCCTGACTTTGGCTTCAGggtcaccatggcaacatacTCAGTCAGCAGTTATTTCTCAGGG AGTCTCTCGCTCCTTATCCCATGTCACTGAGCCGTCCTGCAGATCTTCTCCAGTCATGGATATAAAAGCTGAACCTGTGTCTCCCCCGATGGCCTTCCTTTCtgcccctccctcctcctctctccacTCTCCAGCTGATAGCCTCGCCTCCTCCTGCAGCTCATACGATGGGAGTGAACGTGAGGAGCAGCGCAGAGATGCCCACTCTAATGTGCCCACCCCCTGCCAGGGCAGTGGCCCACCAGAGGCCATCAGGTGTCCATCACTTAAACGGCTGCGCACAGAGAGCTGGGTGACCTAG
- the mef2ab gene encoding myocyte-specific enhancer factor 2A isoform X3 gives MGRKKIQITRIMDERNRQVTFTKRKFGLMKKAYELSVLCDCEIALIIFNSSNKLFQYASTDMDKVLLKYTEYNEPHESRTNSDIVEALNKKEQRGSESPDVDTCSYVLTPHTEEKYQKINEEFDNMMRNHKMPAVLSQQSFSMPLTLPVSEHSVHSYSSMGALGEAGMLSPSSSTLHRSPNTRLSAGVHTSSDHAPNGVHSASVVNGYISAQGENSMGRGPTIKSAAPPTGNLTGIGHKPELRVLIPQSCKLSPSLRINSPPSSQSLSTQVVSMATPSMHSQGLPYPAMTSAYSSDYGLNSSELSNLRGFSMSDSLTLASGSPWQHTQSAVISQGVSRSLSHVTEPSCRSSPVMDIKAEPVSPPMAFLSAPPSSSLHSPADSLASSCSSYDGSEREEQRRDAHSNVPTPCQGSGPPEAIRCPSLKRLRTESWVT, from the exons ATGGGCCGGAAGAAGATCCAGATTACCCGCATCATGGATGAGCGAAACAGACAG GTGACCTTCACTAAAAGGAAGTTTGGCCTAATGAAGAAGGCGTATGAGCTGAGTGTGCTGTGCGACTGCGAGATCGCACTCATTATCTTCAACAGCTCCAATAAGCTCTTCCAGTATGCCAGCACAGACATGGACAAGGTTTTGCTCAAGTACACAGAGTACAACGAGCCTCACGAGAGCCGGACTAACTCCGACATCGTCGAG GCTCTTAACAAGAAGGAGCAGCGTGGCTCTGAGAGCCCAGACGTGGATACATGCTCGTATGTtctcactccacacacagaggagAAATACCAGAAAATTAATGAAGAGTTCGATAACATGATGCGAAATCATAAAATG CCGGCGGTTTTGTCTCAGCAGAGCTTTTCCATGCCTTTGACACTGCCAGTCTCTGAGCACAGTGTCCACTCCTACAGCAGCATGGGAGCTCTGGGTGAGGCCGGCATGCTGTCTCCATCCTCCAGCACGCTGCACAGATCTCCAAACACACGGCTCTCAG cGGGTGTCCACACTTCCTCAGATCACGCACCCAATGGTGTGCACTCTGCTTCAGTAG TTAATGGCTACATTAGTGCTCAGGGAGAGAACAGCATGGGCAGAGGACCGACAATTAAATCTGCAGCACCCCCTACAGGAAACCTTACAGGCATAGGACATAAGCCTGAGCTCCGAGTGCTCATTCCACAGTCCTGTAAATTATCACCATCTCTG CGGATAAACAGCCCACCGTCCAGCCAATCACTGAGCACACAGGTGGTGTCCATGGCAACACCCAGTATGCACTCGCAGGGCCTCCCATACCCTGCTATGACATCAGCATACAGCTCAG ATTATGGCTTAAACAGCTCAGAACTCAGTAACCTACGTGGTTTCAGCATGTCAGACAGCCTGACTTTGGCTTCAGggtcaccatggcaacatacTCAGTCAGCAGTTATTTCTCAGGG AGTCTCTCGCTCCTTATCCCATGTCACTGAGCCGTCCTGCAGATCTTCTCCAGTCATGGATATAAAAGCTGAACCTGTGTCTCCCCCGATGGCCTTCCTTTCtgcccctccctcctcctctctccacTCTCCAGCTGATAGCCTCGCCTCCTCCTGCAGCTCATACGATGGGAGTGAACGTGAGGAGCAGCGCAGAGATGCCCACTCTAATGTGCCCACCCCCTGCCAGGGCAGTGGCCCACCAGAGGCCATCAGGTGTCCATCACTTAAACGGCTGCGCACAGAGAGCTGGGTGACCTAG
- the mef2ab gene encoding myocyte-specific enhancer factor 2A isoform X1 — MGRKKIQITRIMDERNRQVTFTKRKFGLMKKAYELSVLCDCEIALIIFNSSNKLFQYASTDMDKVLLKYTEYNEPHESRTNSDIVEALNKKEQRGSESPDVDTCSYVLTPHTEEKYQKINEEFDNMMRNHKMPAVLSQQSFSMPLTLPVSEHSVHSYSSMGALGEAGMLSPSSSTLHRSPNTRLSAGVHTSSDHAPNGVHSASVVNGYISAQGENSMGRGPTIKSAAPPTGNLTGIGHKPELRVLIPQSCKLSPSLPEEEEGNLRINSPPSSQSLSTQVVSMATPSMHSQGLPYPAMTSAYSSDYGLNSSELSNLRGFSMSDSLTLASGSPWQHTQSAVISQGVSRSLSHVTEPSCRSSPVMDIKAEPVSPPMAFLSAPPSSSLHSPADSLASSCSSYDGSEREEQRRDAHSNVPTPCQGSGPPEAIRCPSLKRLRTESWVT; from the exons ATGGGCCGGAAGAAGATCCAGATTACCCGCATCATGGATGAGCGAAACAGACAG GTGACCTTCACTAAAAGGAAGTTTGGCCTAATGAAGAAGGCGTATGAGCTGAGTGTGCTGTGCGACTGCGAGATCGCACTCATTATCTTCAACAGCTCCAATAAGCTCTTCCAGTATGCCAGCACAGACATGGACAAGGTTTTGCTCAAGTACACAGAGTACAACGAGCCTCACGAGAGCCGGACTAACTCCGACATCGTCGAG GCTCTTAACAAGAAGGAGCAGCGTGGCTCTGAGAGCCCAGACGTGGATACATGCTCGTATGTtctcactccacacacagaggagAAATACCAGAAAATTAATGAAGAGTTCGATAACATGATGCGAAATCATAAAATG CCGGCGGTTTTGTCTCAGCAGAGCTTTTCCATGCCTTTGACACTGCCAGTCTCTGAGCACAGTGTCCACTCCTACAGCAGCATGGGAGCTCTGGGTGAGGCCGGCATGCTGTCTCCATCCTCCAGCACGCTGCACAGATCTCCAAACACACGGCTCTCAG cGGGTGTCCACACTTCCTCAGATCACGCACCCAATGGTGTGCACTCTGCTTCAGTAG TTAATGGCTACATTAGTGCTCAGGGAGAGAACAGCATGGGCAGAGGACCGACAATTAAATCTGCAGCACCCCCTACAGGAAACCTTACAGGCATAGGACATAAGCCTGAGCTCCGAGTGCTCATTCCACAGTCCTGTAAATTATCACCATCTCTG ccagaggaggaagagggaaATTTG CGGATAAACAGCCCACCGTCCAGCCAATCACTGAGCACACAGGTGGTGTCCATGGCAACACCCAGTATGCACTCGCAGGGCCTCCCATACCCTGCTATGACATCAGCATACAGCTCAG ATTATGGCTTAAACAGCTCAGAACTCAGTAACCTACGTGGTTTCAGCATGTCAGACAGCCTGACTTTGGCTTCAGggtcaccatggcaacatacTCAGTCAGCAGTTATTTCTCAGGG AGTCTCTCGCTCCTTATCCCATGTCACTGAGCCGTCCTGCAGATCTTCTCCAGTCATGGATATAAAAGCTGAACCTGTGTCTCCCCCGATGGCCTTCCTTTCtgcccctccctcctcctctctccacTCTCCAGCTGATAGCCTCGCCTCCTCCTGCAGCTCATACGATGGGAGTGAACGTGAGGAGCAGCGCAGAGATGCCCACTCTAATGTGCCCACCCCCTGCCAGGGCAGTGGCCCACCAGAGGCCATCAGGTGTCCATCACTTAAACGGCTGCGCACAGAGAGCTGGGTGACCTAG